One window from the genome of Carassius auratus strain Wakin unplaced genomic scaffold, ASM336829v1 scaf_tig00014308, whole genome shotgun sequence encodes:
- the LOC113074328 gene encoding phosphorylase b kinase gamma catalytic chain, liver/testis isoform-like gives MTRDIIVGDELPDWVGAKEFYQKYDAKEVIGRGVSSVVRRCVHKQTGQEFAVKIIEITAEKMTEQQLEEVKSSTLKEIHVLKLVNGHPSIITLIDSYESTTFIFLVFDLMRRGELFDYLTEKVTLSEKETRSMMRALLEAVQYLHSLNIIHRDLKPENILLDDQGHIKLSDFGFSVQLGPDEKLRELCGTPGYLAPEILKCSMDETHEGYGKEVDLWACGVIMFTLLAGSPPFWHRKQLLMLRMIMEGRYQFSSPEWDDRSDTVKDLISRLLVLEPTLRLTAEEALAHPFFRQYQKEEVRLFSPRKTFKALILTVLACIRMQSRYYRARPLTKELLARDPYSIRGVRKLIDGCAFRIYGHWVKKGEQQNRAALFQNTAKIILLGLEDLEN, from the exons ATGACTCGCGATATCATTGTTGGAGATGAGCTGCCCGACTGGGTCGGGGCAAAAGAGTTTTATCAGAAGTATGATGCCAAAGAGGTGATTGGAAG AGGTGTGAGCAGTGTTGTGCGCAGATGTGTACACAAACAGACGGGGCAGGAGTTTGCGGTGAAGATCATTGAGATCACTGCAGAGAAAATGACAGAACAGCAGTTAGAGGAGGTGAAAAGCTCCACACTGAAGGAGATCCATGTTCTCAAGCTGGTGAATGGCCACCCGTCCATCA TTACACTGATTGATTCTTATGAGTCAAcaacattcatatttttggtaTTTGACCT CATGAGGAGAGGAGAGCTATTTGATTACTTGACTGAAAAGGTGACTCTCAGTGAAAAGGAAACCAG GAGCATGATGCGTGCTCTTCTGGAGGCTGTCCAGTATCTACACTCACTAAATATTATACACCGTGACCTCAAGCCTGAAAATATTCTGCTAGATGACCAGGGACACATTAAACTTTCTGACTTTGGCTTTTCAGTCCAACTGGGGCCTGATGAAAAACTAAGAG AGTTGTGTGGAACACCAGGATATCTGGCACCAGAGATTCTGAAGTGCTCCATGGATGAGACACATGAGGGTTATGGGAAAGAGGTTGACCT GTGGGCTTGTGGTGTGATCATGTTCACGCTTCTTGCTGGGTCTCCACCATTCTGGCATCGCAAACAGCTGCTGATGCTGAGAATGATCATGGAAGGCCGGTACCAGTTTAGCTCTCCAGAGTGGGATGACCGGTCTGACACCGTCAAAGACTTG ATCTCAAGGCTTTTAGTGTTGGAACCCACTCTTCGCCTCACGGCCGAAGAAGCTCTTGCTCATCCTTTCTTCCGTCAGTACCAAAAGGAGGAAGTGCGGCTCTTTAGCCCTAGGAAGACATTTaag GCCCTGATCTTGACTGTGTTAGCCTGTATACGAATGCAGAGCCGCTACTACCGAGCCAGACCATTAACAAAGGAGCTCCTAGCAAGAGACCCTTATTCCATCCGCGGTGTGCGCAAGCTGATCGACGGCTGTGCTTTCCGCATATATGGACACTGGGTCAAGAAAGGGGAGCAACAGAACCGAGCTGCTCTATTCCAGAACACAGCTAAAATCATTCTACTGGGCCTTGAAGACCTTGAAAACTAA
- the LOC113074329 gene encoding chromobox protein homolog 1-like isoform X1 — MSQTSEPSADVAVTEAPVSQSETKQSPAGKKQNKKKAEEVVEEEEEEYVVEKVLDRRVVKGKVEYLLKWKGFSDEDNTWEPEENLDCPDLIAEFLQSQKTAESGGKRRAESDGDGKETKKRKDEPEKLRGFARGLDPERIIGATDSSGELMFLMKWKNSDEADLVPAKEANVKCPQVVISFYEERLTWHSYPTEEEEKKDDKN, encoded by the exons ATGAGCCAAACGTCAGAGCCTTCAGCTGATGTTGCTGTGACTGAAG CTCCAGTTTCTCAGTCTGAAACCAAGCAATCACCAGCAgggaagaaacaaaacaaaaagaaagctgAAGAAGTggtggaggaagaagaagaggagtaTGTTGTGGAGAAGGTTCTGGATCGGCGTGTGGTGAAGGGAAAAGTGGAGTATCTCCTCAAGTGGAAAGGCTTTTCTGA CGAGGACAACACATGGGAACCAGAGGAAAACCTAGACTGTCCTGACCTCATAGCAGAATTCCTCCAGTCACAGAAAACGGCTGAATCTGGAGGCAAGAGGCGGGCAGAGTCAGACGGAGATGGAAAGGAGACTAAAAAGCGCAAGGATGAG CCTGAGAAACTCAGAGGTTTTGCACGTGGTTTGGATCCTGAGAGGATTATTGGTGCTACAGACTCAAGTGGAGAACTCATGTTCCTCATGAAATG GAAAAACTCTGATGAAGCAGATTTAGTACCAGCCAAGGAGGCGAATGTTAAGTGTCCACAAGTGGTCATCTCCTTTTACGAGGAACGCCTCACCTGGCATTCATACCCCACtgaagaggaagagaagaagGATGACAaaaactag
- the LOC113074329 gene encoding chromobox protein homolog 1-like isoform X2, translating to MQISFFPSLSQRDTTPVSQSETKQSPAGKKQNKKKAEEVVEEEEEEYVVEKVLDRRVVKGKVEYLLKWKGFSDEDNTWEPEENLDCPDLIAEFLQSQKTAESGGKRRAESDGDGKETKKRKDEPEKLRGFARGLDPERIIGATDSSGELMFLMKWKNSDEADLVPAKEANVKCPQVVISFYEERLTWHSYPTEEEEKKDDKN from the exons ATGCAGATCAGCTTTTTTCCATCTTTATCTCAGCGAGATACAA CTCCAGTTTCTCAGTCTGAAACCAAGCAATCACCAGCAgggaagaaacaaaacaaaaagaaagctgAAGAAGTggtggaggaagaagaagaggagtaTGTTGTGGAGAAGGTTCTGGATCGGCGTGTGGTGAAGGGAAAAGTGGAGTATCTCCTCAAGTGGAAAGGCTTTTCTGA CGAGGACAACACATGGGAACCAGAGGAAAACCTAGACTGTCCTGACCTCATAGCAGAATTCCTCCAGTCACAGAAAACGGCTGAATCTGGAGGCAAGAGGCGGGCAGAGTCAGACGGAGATGGAAAGGAGACTAAAAAGCGCAAGGATGAG CCTGAGAAACTCAGAGGTTTTGCACGTGGTTTGGATCCTGAGAGGATTATTGGTGCTACAGACTCAAGTGGAGAACTCATGTTCCTCATGAAATG GAAAAACTCTGATGAAGCAGATTTAGTACCAGCCAAGGAGGCGAATGTTAAGTGTCCACAAGTGGTCATCTCCTTTTACGAGGAACGCCTCACCTGGCATTCATACCCCACtgaagaggaagagaagaagGATGACAaaaactag